One genomic region from Leifsonia poae encodes:
- a CDS encoding helix-turn-helix transcriptional regulator, giving the protein MVKPTSVTNSIRALRFAAGEMTQAQLADRIGVTRQTVIAIEQGRYSPSLELAFQIARVFGVPLDSVFQYPADASAEGGSHG; this is encoded by the coding sequence ATGGTGAAGCCCACGAGCGTCACCAACAGCATCCGCGCGCTTCGTTTCGCCGCCGGTGAGATGACCCAGGCCCAGCTCGCCGACCGCATCGGCGTCACCCGGCAGACCGTGATCGCGATCGAGCAGGGCAGATATTCGCCGTCGCTCGAACTGGCATTCCAGATCGCACGGGTGTTCGGCGTTCCGCTCGACTCCGTCTTCCAGTACCCGGCCGATGCGTCGGCAGAAGGGGGCTCCCATGGCTGA
- a CDS encoding CHY zinc finger protein: MTGMRIHGRPVDDQTRCVHYATELDVVAIRFRCCGDYYPCHLCHEECAGHPAEQWPLAERDRLAVLCGVCSTELSIAGYLETTGCPACGADFNPGCRLHTGLYFETA; this comes from the coding sequence GGGATGCGCATCCACGGCCGCCCGGTCGACGACCAAACCCGTTGCGTGCACTATGCGACCGAGCTGGATGTCGTCGCCATCCGGTTCCGTTGCTGCGGCGACTACTACCCCTGCCACCTGTGCCACGAGGAGTGCGCCGGCCACCCCGCCGAGCAGTGGCCGCTCGCTGAACGGGACCGGCTCGCGGTGCTCTGCGGCGTCTGCTCGACCGAGCTCTCCATCGCCGGGTATCTCGAGACGACCGGCTGCCCGGCCTGCGGCGCCGACTTCAACCCGGGCTGCCGCCTGCACACCGGCCTCTATTTCGAAACGGCCTGA
- a CDS encoding NAD(P)-dependent alcohol dehydrogenase produces the protein MADRLPETMAAVVQHRYGPVEELSVSETAVPLIGAGDVLVRVHAAGVDAGTWHLTTGRPLLMRVIGFGMRGPTSAVRGLAFAGRVVAVGSAVRRYSPGDDVFGSAPGAFAEYLRVAEGELAALPTGLGYEQAAAVPISGVTALQAVRAADVTAGRRVLVIGAAGGVGTFAVQLAVGLGATVTGVCSGGKAALVRELGAERVIDYTDTDVTALPERWDAIIDTAGNRPLARLRKVLAPAGSLVIVGGEANGSPLGGMGRVLGAALADPFTRQRLRGLVSRENAADLAELGRLVEAGVVHPVIDTVYPLAAVAEAVRHVGDGRARGKVVLAL, from the coding sequence ATGGCTGACAGGCTCCCTGAGACGATGGCTGCCGTCGTGCAGCACCGCTACGGGCCGGTCGAAGAACTGAGCGTCTCCGAGACGGCGGTTCCCCTGATCGGGGCGGGCGATGTGCTCGTGCGGGTTCACGCGGCGGGCGTGGATGCGGGCACCTGGCACCTGACGACAGGGCGCCCCCTGCTCATGCGTGTGATCGGCTTCGGCATGCGCGGTCCCACGTCCGCCGTTCGGGGCCTCGCCTTCGCCGGCCGGGTCGTGGCGGTCGGCTCCGCCGTGAGGCGCTACAGCCCCGGTGATGATGTGTTCGGCAGTGCCCCTGGCGCGTTCGCCGAATACCTGCGGGTGGCTGAGGGTGAGCTCGCAGCCCTGCCGACCGGGCTCGGCTACGAGCAGGCGGCCGCGGTTCCGATCTCCGGGGTCACCGCTCTGCAGGCCGTGCGTGCGGCGGATGTGACGGCGGGCCGGCGGGTTCTCGTGATCGGCGCGGCCGGCGGCGTCGGCACCTTCGCCGTGCAGCTGGCAGTCGGCCTCGGCGCGACCGTGACCGGGGTCTGCAGCGGCGGCAAAGCCGCTCTCGTGCGCGAGCTCGGCGCCGAACGCGTGATCGACTACACCGACACCGACGTGACCGCGCTGCCCGAACGCTGGGATGCGATCATCGACACGGCGGGAAACCGGCCGCTCGCCCGGCTGAGAAAGGTGCTGGCTCCTGCCGGCTCCCTGGTCATCGTCGGGGGCGAGGCGAACGGCTCACCGCTCGGCGGCATGGGACGCGTCCTCGGTGCCGCGCTGGCCGACCCGTTCACCCGGCAGAGGCTCCGCGGTCTCGTCTCCAGGGAGAACGCGGCCGACCTGGCCGAGCTGGGACGGCTCGTGGAGGCCGGGGTCGTGCATCCGGTGATCGACACCGTGTATCCGCTGGCCGCCGTGGCGGAGGCCGTGCGCCACGTCGGCGACGGCCGGGCACGCGGCAAAGTCGTCCTCGCTCTCTGA